The Besnoitia besnoiti strain Bb-Ger1 chromosome Unknown contig00039, whole genome shotgun sequence genomic interval attgaaatccaacacttttagctgtcttaagcagtccagtggggtggtggtgtactgcaatcataaagaacttggttgtctgtatctcataaccggagtcatcttcagtattctaggaactataatgtctttgtttattcgatttgagttatacagttctggatcgcggatcatttgtacagagacgatagctacttataatgtgataataacgatacatggcctagctatgatctttatgttcttaatgcctgctttgtacggaggatatggtaacttctttgtaccaatatatattggtggttcggaagtcgtttttcccaagaactaacgcgatctcctattttctagtaccattagtgaactcttttggtctgatcctaagtacgcagtgagctaactagatacaaggaacttgacaagcattaatagatttatataaacgacaaggacatgagtctactggattttataatacagggttgaactgtgtaaagatcattgtgttatggttctatcacaaaccattgagattacgaagttatggttttgggctcgtgagtgtctctcaataactagctgagtgcttgtacgataattatatcaatgcagtaccaattaaggcgtgtagcatctcctatgctccttaacatcacagctatgtcgaattatcgcacccagataactccataccagtgaaccggtttgtaactccgcttcatatcgtacctgaatggttactttttagcatattatgcggtgttaaaaagtaatcccatccaaaaccggtggtttgttagtatttatgtcctctctcattaacttagctctttttatctgaaattcgagctttgaatactcgaatgttgatacgacaacattttatgactcgaaatgtagtcagtggatgggtaattatttggtatacagtatgatcttcttgattattattggtagtgctattccacaagcgacttatatcttatatggtagattagctactatcgtatatcttactaccggattggttctatgcttatactaaatcaatagttataatgactacagcttccaagcaaacatgattaccgtgatattgaaatccaacacttttagctgtcttaagcagtccagtggggtggtggtgtactgcaatcataaagaacttggttgtctgtatctcataaccggagtcatcttcagtattctaggaactataatgtctttgtttattcgatttgagtgaacacataagatcatcgaatttaacggtatgctcctgaaagtaacggtacaagctgtaaacaaaggactccttaacttaaactgaggagtcaagtaggtacaaaccgtacaaggattaattatgtccatctgtgcatctaagttgagactatcggttatatattttagacgctaacttcccggctaaactttgacttattaaaccagcctgggatcataaaagtactatgtatggtaagattgagcgtgaacattggatgtcaccaatggttatagttacggtacatatataaaatctacagtacgatttgagatttgttacgtgacgagcggtgtgttttaagactagtttacatgcgctcattttaatatgtagttatttaacgaagttctattgtgctagcatggtttcgagaacacaccaaatttccatgagtctattccgggcacacctcgtcttttatcggtgtgctctcaatctaaattcatcttataactttggtttcttagttgcaattacctttgtactccaaataattacagtatcactttagcgttccgatatacttctgaagcatcttgtgcatttgctagtgttcaacatctagttagagaggtagcagcaggatgggaatttaggatgttgcatgcaacaactgcttctttcgtcttcttgtgtatcttaatacacatgtctcgaggtatgtataactccagctatagttatttaactactgcttggatgtctggtttagttttatatctacttactatagccactgctttcctcggttatgtactaccatggggacagatgagtttctggggtgctacagtcattactaatctcctttctccaataccatatttagtacttggttactcggtggatactatgtatctgatgtaacattaaaacgattctttgtattgcactttatattaccttttgtaggttgcattctaattgtattacacatcttctatttacatttaaatggttctagtaaccctgcaggtattgattccgcacttaaagtagccttctatcctcatatgttaatgaccgatgctaaatgtctatcctatctaattggtttaattttcttacaaacggcttttggtttgattgaattatcgcacccagataactccataccagtgaaccggtttgtaactccgcttcatatcgtacctgaatggtactttttagcatattatgcggtgttaaaagtaatcccatccaaaaccggtggtttgttagtatttatgttatcaacatgtcaatgaaatatcaacaacgatgaaacttatttggttaacataacaacatagaaggtaaagctggattacgttcaaactttacactggatacgtttcaatgttaacttactaaataccatgggagcgaagagaatctaatatgtaactccgttcatggaaatcaaaagagctttcacgctatctctagtgcctgtcgagtcgctcaaggaagatttgatcctgtatatgatttaagggatgtaaaggtgctcagggtctaaccgtcggccatctggatcctcatattcaaagataattctatttaagaaagttttagataaacgacatgtgaagagtcggaccaactttcacgcacgacgataattacccgacaaggatttacctacctttggaccgtcataatacagccgccgtttacattttactgcaccgggcagggattatatactatacctctacagtggtattagcagtatctagtgttgatgtacaacagacgctctccttgttccactacctaaccataatctattgttccagatattaaggaatgtacgcttcatataactacacaacgttatgccaagaaggataccagattaccctgattatctttgttatattaatacatggtgttcaattggttctatatccacaatagttatcatcttaactatgctctgctaatgcacttaacatgatggtcatgaaaagcacaagagaacttggatccggtaaacaaagaccttcaagatctaaaccagtagtccaactcgtagtatatactccccagaaaaagctgataaataatcctgtctcagagatgataactccaagtacgatgctactgattagactagcatctgagtagtagttttctctcgctgttaagatgagtgagaacaagaatccatatattacgcctagaacataaccgatgtggaataatcttaatgtagtaggatattgaaatccaacacttttagctgtcttaagcagtccagtggggtggtggtgtactgcaatcataaagaacttggttgtctgtatctcataaccggagtcatcttcagtattctaggaactataatgtctttgtttattcgatttgagtgaacacataagatcatcgaatttaacggtatgctcctgaaagtaacggtacaagctgtaaacaaaggactccttaacttaaactgaggagtcaagtaggtacaaaccgtacaaggattaattatgtccatctgtgcatctaagttgagactatcggttatatattttagacgctaacttcccggctaaactttgacttattaaaccagcctggatcataaagtactatgtatggtaagattgagcgtgaacattggatgtcaccatggttatagttacggtacatatataaaatctacagtacgatttgagatttgttacgtgacgagcggtgtgtttaagactagtttacatgcgctcattttaatatgtagttatttaacgaagttctattgtgctagcatggtttcgagaacacacacaaatttccatgagtctattccgggcacacctcgtcttttatcggtgtgctctcaatctaaattcatcttataactttggtttcttagttgcaattacctttgtactccaaataattacaggtatcactttagcgttccgatatacttctgaagcatcttgtgcatttgctagtgttcaacatctagttagagaggtagcagcaggatgggaatttaggatgttgcatgcaacaactgcttctttcgtcttcttgtgtatcttaatacacatgtctcgaggtatgtataactccagctatagttatttaactactgcttggatgtctggtttagttttatatctacttactatagccactgctttcctcggttatgtactaccatggggacagatgagtttctggggtgctacagtcattactaatctcctttctccaataccatatttagtaccttggttactcggtggatactatgtatctgatgtaacattaaaacgattctttgtattgcactttatattaccttttgtaggttgcattctaattgtattacacatcttctatttacatttaaatggttctagtaaccctgcaggtattgattccgcacttaaagtagccttctatcctcatatgttaatgaccgatgctaaatgtctatcctatctaattggtttaattttcttacaaacggcttttggtttgattgaattatcgcacccagataactccataccagtgaaccggtttgtaactccgcttcatatcgtacctgaatggtactttttagcatattatgcggtgttaaaagtaatcccatccaaaaccggtggtttgttagtatttatgtcctctctcattaacttagctcttttatctgaaattcgagctttgaatactcgaatgttgatacgacaacattttatgactcgaaatgtagtcagtggaatgggtaattatttgggtatacagtatgatcttcttgattattattggtagtgctattccacaagcgacttatatcttatatggtagattagctactatcgtatatcttactaccggattggttctatgcttatactaaatcaatagttataatgactacagcttccaagcaaacatgattaccgtgatattgaaatccaacactttaagctgtcttaagcagtccagtggggtggtggtgtactgcaatcattaaagaacttggttgtctgtatctcataaccggagtcatcttcagtattctaggaaactataatgtctttgtttattcgatttgagtgaacacataagatcatcgaattttaacgtatgctcctgaaagtaacggtacaagctgtaaacaaaggactccttaacttaaactgaggagtcaagtaggtacaaaccgtacaaggattaattatgtccatctgtgcatctaagttgagactatcggttatatattttagacgctaacttcccggctaaaaactttgacttattaaaccagcctgggatcataaaagtactatgtatggtaagattgagcgtggactatcgaatgaaacaatgtgctccaacgctagtctaagtctctaacataccttttacctacaactgtacggaacgtaacaaacctccaggcaaagaacttggtattctgttctaattccccgtggtaaacacagtcaacgaatggcggaaggagcattcatatgttatgcagtgtcttaggagagatactctagatttagcattcatct includes:
- a CDS encoding uncharacterized protein (encoded by transcript BESB_051350), whose product is MIAVHHHPTGLLKTAKSVGFQYPTTLRLFHIGYVLGVIYGFLFSLILTARENYYSDASLISSIVLGVIISETGLFISFFWGVYTTSWTTGLDLEGLCLPDPSSLVLFMTIMLSALAEHS
- a CDS encoding uncharacterized protein (encoded by transcript BESB_051410), yielding MSLFRAHLVFYRCALNLNSSYNFGFLVAITFVLQIITGITLAFRYTSEASCAFASVQHLVREVAAGWEFRMLHATTASFVFLCILIHMSRGMYNSSYSYLTTAWMSGLVLYLLTIATAFLGYVLPWGQMSFWGATVITNLLSPIPYLVPWLLGGYYVSDVTLKRFFVLHFILPFVGCILIVLHIFYLHLNGSSNPAGIDSALKVAFYPHMLMTDAKCLSYLIGLIFLQTAFGLIELSHPDNSIPVNRFVTPLHIVPEWYFLAYYAVLKVIPSKTGGLLVFMSSLINLALLSEIRALNTRMLIRQHFMTRNVVSGMGNYLGIQYDLLDYYW